GACACTGTTATCATTCAGTTAATGGAACatagtagctttattttattttatttagtccTGTGCACTCCAATGAAATGTAAAGAGTAAAACCTCCAGGAAAAGTTTACCAGGGAGAAACAAAACCCATCGAACACAGGAAGAACAGTAGTTTGATGCTTAAATTTGAATTAGTGTAAGGGGGAGAGAGGGCTCCTGAGACTGCTTCTTTGATTGCAGTAATTAATCCTTTCCTTCTTTTTGCCAGTGACAAACCCCGGTGCAGGACCCAGACTACTGATATTATCTTGCACGTATCCAGCACCTTTTCTCCCAATGTGCTTGATAGGCTCAATTAAACTGAAACTCACTACGCTGGGATCACTttccccaccactgaaatgcagccatcgcTGGGGTGAAACACAGCAGCTATGGGACAGCCCACAGCAATACTAAGCCAACAGTTTTGAAGTGCAAATGATGACTATGTACTCTATTGAAAGCCATGGGGCAATGCaaggaggcagaatgtaattaccccaCATCAGAATGCAGTCAGGATACTGAGCCATTCTCAGTGCTATTTCAAATTGGCCAGGACATTAGTTAGGTATTTCCTCTAGAAGGCAAGAGGGGACAGTACTGCTTGAGCCGTTTTGGGGACCTGATGCAGGATTGAATGACCAGTGAGCTCGTCTGTCTATATTCAATTGGTTCTAGCTCCTCCCATGTTTTGTCCACCTCCTGTTCAGGTGGTtaccagttcactgactgcacAAAGAAAGAGCAAACCCGGATTCTTAGGGGACCCTCCCTGAAATTGAAATGTAGATCTGCAAAATGGCAGCTGAACGTGACTCCCCAAGCCATGGGACGGCAGCAAAAGGCCATAGGCAGAGAGAGTAAtgcacttctaccccgatataacgcggcccgatataacacgaattcggatataatgcggtaaagcagtgctctgcgggcgggggcgggggcggggctgcacgctccggcggatcaaagcaagttcgacataacacagtttcacctataacgcggtaagattttttggctcctgagaacagcgttacatcggggtagaggtgtatttgtgtcCCAGCCTCTCCATAAACTCAGCCCACGGGCAATCTCTGTTTGATAATGCCTCTCTTTTCTGGATGCCGACCTGTGGCCCAACGGGGAGACACAGGCCTCCGTGGCTTGGAAAAGCCTCTTGCTGAAGCAGAACTTAAAGATTTATGAAGCACGTTTAAATTCAGTATTAAGCAGCCAATAAATATTAAACCAtgatgaatattttaaaatgttaataaagAACGATAACCCGGAAGGCTCAAAAATTATTAAACTGGGGAAGGGGAGTTGCCTGTGATGAGTGTGATGGTTCAGGGTTTGAACAGGCTTCAGAGAGCAGCTCGTCCAGAGCAGAAAATGCGAgatatggtaaaaaaaaaaaaaggggggggtggtcttggggcctgattctccaccacCTGGCATGGACACCTGTTCAGAGTGGGTGTGAAATGCTCCCACACCAGAATAGTAACCATGGACATGCACTTTGCACCAGTGAATAGAGTGGCACTAGATGCAAGGCAGAGAAGAATCAGACCCATCAGCtgcaaaggtgctgagcatctttaactcccactgacttcagtgcgaGCTGGAGGCAGGAGCAGGCCCTGTCCAGAGGTTCCCAGGGTTTGCTCTTTGCAGATGTTTTTCCTCTCAAGCAATCAGAGCACCCACCACCCACACAAAGACACCAACCACCCCTCAGAACATAGGGGCAGATTCATTCCTGCATGGACAGAAGTGACGCTGTTTGAGTCTCATCTGCTCCTGGCTGCAGGGTCACGTGTGGAcctggctcaggctggagaaGCTCTCAGAGCATCTCCAAGTTGCATCAATGGCCTCTGCGGAGCTTTGCAGGGATGCAGAGTCACCTTGGTCACGTCCCCTCCCTCCTTCCGGCCTGCCCCAGAGTGTCTCCTGAGCCCAGGGCCGGTGTGGGGGCAGAGCCATCTCTGCCTGCTAGAAAACCCTCTGGAACTGGAGGCATTCCCTGAGGGCAGGGCCCATAGGCCTGCTCCATAGCCCCTCTCAGCCGGCCTAGCTCAGCCCgagagcagggctgcagctgtTCACCTCCTCCcgggaggaaggaccccccccacccTCGGAGGGTCACCTACCTACAGGTGGCACGCTGTTGGGGTTAGTGAGGTTCACCACCTTCTTCTCTCTCACTGGCTCCGTCACGGAGACCCGGAAGATCCTGCGCTCGTGGAGGCCGCAGTAGTGATGGTGGAGGTGGCAGGAGTACGTGCCCTCATCCGCGTTCTCCAGGGCTGAAATCCGCAGCGAGAAGTCGCCCAGGGCGAAGGCCGTCTCGGTGATGTTCATCTTCTGCCGGATGAAGAGAGGCCCGTAGGAGCGGCGCTCACCGGAGGCGTACAGGTCTATGAGGCGGTCGGCCCGGTCGTGCGGGACCCCCGGGGGCTGCCTGTCCCAGTGGACCACCTGCTGCTCCTCCTCGCTGTGCCGTTCAGTCCAGATCTGGTTCCGGTTCACGCAGGGGAGCACCACGGTGCTGTCCTGCAAGGCAACGATCACGGCCTTCTCGCCATCCCAGTACCTCTTCGcttccctggctgcagagagGACACAGGAGGCAGCTGGGTAAACATACACATCTACATCTGGAAACAACCCAGCACACACACCTTATTATACCCGATGCCCCCGGCAGCTCTGCTGTCTAAGGACACCAGCCTTTCCTATGCTAGGAACCACCGAGAGTGctttccaaggatctcaaagtgcatcACAACCTGAGGCCCGTGGAAGGGAAGTGACTGGCTCTCAAACCTCACAAACAGAGTCTGTGCCAGGGCTAGGAATTGAacgcaggacgcctgggtccccctTTAGGGCTTTAACTGcaagcccatccttcctccctggtAGCTGAGAGTCCGTGGCTAGGTCTGCGTGCTCTCTCCAACGACTGAGAATGGAATAGTGATAACAGACTATCTTCAACACCCTGGGTCCCATCCTCCAAGCGTCTTAAGCAGTCTCCTTGCAGGAAATGCTTTGCTGCTCCCAGTGCCCTAATTACTGGAGGAGTTACAGGATCACCGGCTTGCAGGCTGTTCATGCTGAGCAATAAAAAACAGAAAAGCAGCCTGGGGCTCCTGGAGACAGACTGGGCATTTTTATTATACGAACAGAAACTTTCAGGGAGCGAGAGCAGAAAGGAGAAGATGCTGCATCCTTCCCATCCCACCACCCACTTATACGAGTTACCCGTACGCTTGCTGAACAGTCAGCCCTTCGCCTCTTTCGCAGCACAGCCAGGCAGGGCAGCCTCAGCTCTTTCCCAGGGCTAAGGAGACTGGGACCTGCAGGAAAGCCAGCCGGCTGCTCAACCTGGACAAGATGGAGGTGAAGCTAGCGGGCAAGGGGGAACATCTACAGCAAGCGGCGTCTCCATCCAAGTGGTGCTGTCGGTGGCAGTCCCTAGAAGCCCCCGCTCTGGTCTAACCCAGAGAGCTGTGACACCGCAAGGCTCCAATGGCAAAGAGAATGAAACCTCACAGCTGCATGGTTGCTAGAAGCTGCAGTGAGCACGGATGTCTTCTGAGGTGCAGCAACATTCACGTGCAGCACCCGTGATCCTATCCTGCACGGTGCTCCGCCTCTGCACAAACCCCCACCGATTTCAGTGAGGcagtgggtgggagcaggggtcTCCCTGACCAAAGCTGGGTAGTACACCTGTGAAACCAACAAGGCTCTACATGAGCATAGGGCTCCCCCTGCCCAGAGTTCTCTGTCAGCCTGGGGCCCGAAGTATTGGGCATGGGAAGTACTTGCCCCCCCGCAGAGGGACCGATCCCCATCGTTTGCATCAGCAGGCGCCTTTACCTTGCTCGGTGACCTCCAGCTGGATTTTCACCGTCTCGTACAAGTGGCAGTAGTGATGGTGGAGGTTACAGGAGTACGTGCCTTGGTCGCTCTCTGCAACATCTAGCGCAGGAGAAAAAGACCATTTAAGAGCAAGGTGACGATAGTTTGCGGTTGTTTATGCAGCACGCCCCCAGGCATGGCGGCCATGAGCTTTAGACAAACAGGGCCAACCTCTCTCTGCAGTTACATGCTCATTTGAGCTCAGTCTTGTTTGTTTGAATTATTATTTGGCATTTCAGTAACACCAGCCCCAGCCAAGCTTGTGCGAGGCATTGTGAGAgacccagagagctcacaatctgCATAGACCAGACAGACAGAGAGTGGGAGGAAGACAGGATTCTTATCACGTTACaggtggggaaaatgaggcacagagtgattaagtgactcaaccaaggccacacagggagtTCATGAcagtgctgggactggaacccagaccTAGTCCAGTGCTTTACCCAtaaggccatccttcctcttgaCACACCGTGATTAAGGCTTTCAAAGTGGTTGCAAGGCACATTTCTCTTAAAAGGTGGTTACTTTACTAGTGGTTAGAACACTGCAGTTCCTGAGTCTCAGATAACATCAGCCTCCCTTCCCCATAGGAAATCTCAGTACAAGAGCATGGAGCTGCAGCTCTCTAGAAGCAATGGAAGGAGAGATCACTTTGGCTCCTGGTACCTTTGATCACCAGTGAGAAGTTGCCATCTGCGAATGCATTCTGAGGCATGGCTATCCTCCCTTGGTTGTAGGAGCTGTACACCCGCTGCTCCCCAGCTGAGTACATGTCACACAGCCTCTCCGCCTTGTAATCGCCATCCTGGTTGCTATACAAGTCCCAGTGGACCACACGCTGGCGGTCATTCAGACGGTCCTGGGTCCAGATCATGCGGAAACTCTTGCAGGTCAGGACAGTTTGGGATCCAGCCACGGCGCTGACATTCGACACCGACACCACCACGCTCTCAGGGTTCAACATGTCAGCTGGGACtgtgggcagagagagggagaggccgGACTGATGGGGCATGAAGTGGGGAAGGATGCATGGAAGCAGCAGGTTGGTCATGGCAGCATGTTCTAGAATCTATGCATGTCCGGCAGgagctcctggccaatgggaggtgcagagttggtgcttggggcgggggcagtgtgtaGAGACCCCTTGGCCACGCCTCCTCCTAGGAGTCGCTGCCTGACTTgttgccacttctgggagcggtgtggggccaggggcaggtagggagcctgcattagccctgctgcactgctggacttttagcagcctaaaatTTCCCGGATTGGCTTTAGTAGCCTCCGGGAGATCGAGCCCGAtaccgggagggttggcaaccctagttagtGCCCATACTTCTAACGATCCTAAAACCAGGACAGATTAAAAGGGTGTCACTTACCTGAATACAAATGAACAACAGACCCTGTCAAAGGAGAAGAGAAAATAACGTTACTGACAAAGTAAATGAGCAAATATTAAATATATTCATAGCCAGCAGCAAGCatctttcctttatttttattattccaTCCTTCAGCTCTTCTTCATCATTgtgattatttaatatttatactgtGCTAGCGCTGACGGCCTCACAACCCGTCTGGGCCCCACAGTGCTAGGCCCATTACAAGCATAAGAAATGAGAGTCTCTGACCCAAAGAACTTCCAGTGAATGAAAAAAACAAGCAGGCTGGAGAAGGGGGTTGAGACACGGGGTCAAAATAGAGTCGGATTTGGTCTTGGCTTTGCAGAGATAACCTGAGGCACCAGATTAAATTGTGGCCCAGTAGTTTACCATGCTAATTAACTCTCTTCACCACCGTCAACCCCAGCGATCTGGCTGGCCCCTCCTCCCATCTTTTTCATTATCTGGATTCTCTTCTGGTAACTTTACTCGTACCCTGGTCCAGGTGATAATTAGAAAAAGGAGCTAAGTGGATTGGAAACCTATCAGTGGCCTGGTATTTGTGGTAACTTTCAGAGGCCAAACCCTGTACCCACCAACCCCCCCATTGAAATGAACGTGCCATTCATGTCAGCAGAAGAAAAACAGGGATTTCTTCCAATCCTCGCATTGACCTTTAATGTGCTGGTTGGGCTAGAGGGGAGTTTATAACCCCAATTTAACTTCCCCTCAGTTGGTCCTACAGATGCAGCTTCTCGCCCGGTAAATATCTTAATTCTGTTCGGGAGCCaccaggataaaaaaaaaaaacaaccaagcaTTTAATACAACACACCAGTTCCTCCCAAGATCAGGCCTTAAACGTGTATGTAGCTTACGTCTTCTAATGGGTGCAGCCTACagacaggatttgaacctgtccttaagggtgtgtctacacagcaactgggAGGCATGACTGCaactcatgtagacatacccgagcTAGCTTTGATCGAGTTATCTTGCTAAAATAGCAATGTGGCCACGGCTGCCTGGGCAGCAACACAGGCGAGCCGCTCGTGTACAATCTGGACTGGGACGGTAGGTCCGGACTCAGGCCaggtggccacactgctattttcagtgaGCTAGCTCAGGTGTGTCTACACACACTGTCCcgatggcagtgtagacattctcAGCTAGCCATCCCTAAGGGTTTCTCCTGTTGCTAAAAGGGCTGAGGCCAGCATTTTTTGAACTAAGTGGTCAGGGGTCCTGTTCTCAGGAAATCACTGGCCTTTCTGATGCCTGTAGGGTGCCTTCCATCCTGGGCCAGTTACAACAGTGCTTTCAGCCAGATTGCAGTCACACACTGCTTCTCAGTCGCAGCTTTGCCCAGAGAAAACTACAGCTGAGCCTCATAGCCTGGAGCTGTGATTAGGGCTGGGAACATACTGACAGGGGCTATCCCTGTGCCCTCACACCACAAAGCCTGGCTTTACACAATGGAAACAGGACCTTGTCTACCACAGGGTTTTTTCCTCCCTAATATTTGCCACCACTGCTGCCGATGGGGCAgctcctccaccagcagccacAGGGGGGATGTTTGAACACAAGGGGCCGACAGCTGCCGGCATTTCGACCAACTCACAACGCAGACCGGCTCTGTGCAGGGTAAGACGAGACAGCGGCTGAGCACACCCATCGATGGGAAATTGTAGTGAATTACCAAAATACCCACCCTCCCCCTGTGTTCTCTCGCTGAGACGGAGTGTTTATAATGGAACTGGCATACAAACATCACCTTGGTCTCTCTCCACTGGCTCCAGCTGGTTCGCCCGTGGTGCTAGGCAGTGCTTCTGACCACGCTGCCATTATATAATAGATAATAGAGGCTTTTGTTCGGCCTGGTGTATAGTCAGCCAGGGCGAGGCCCTCAGAGCTGTTcatttggagggggaggggccctggggaCTTGTAGGAAGACACCCAGCCTTACATCTAGAAGAGAAAAGTTCCACCCTTCTTCCACAAACGGTTAGTAAGAAAGGGTGACCAGGCATAATtgcacctctgctgctgccacatcGACCAGGCTCCCCATGACGGTCCATTGCGATTCCAGGGATCATCCATGGACTGTAGCAGCAAGGGGGCGCTGGATGGCTCATGGAACTAGCAATGGGGTATGGAACCTTCCCCTTGTAGATCATCTATCTGAACCCTGCTCGGCTCTGTGCTACCTGTGTGAACGGCGTTTGGTAATCTCACTCTGGTTCCTTCTTAGAGGGCATTCAAGATTGCTGTCCCAACAGAGACCAAGGACTAAATGGACATGGAGATTCAAGTCCCAGGTCAGAGCTGAGCCGGAGTAGAGTGGAGGGGAAGACGGCACTGCCACTCTTCCTGTCCTATGGCTAAACAGAGGACTTTGGTGTCCAAGTCTTCAGGAGAAAGGGCAGCAGCACCGATGCGGGAGTTGATGCAACTGACTGAGTTCCAGggtttcataaaaggaaaaaagctgATGATCAGAAAAGCACGAATCCTTTGGCCAAGCTCACTGCACTCAGGTGTGTTCCCCTGCACGCTCCTGTCACACTTCGCTGCCAGTACTAGTCAGAGAAACCACCTGTTGACATCAAGGGCCTCCCCATTCCATTCTATCTCCCTCACAcgcctggcttccccaggctaGCCTCTCCAGCCCACATAACTCAGATCCATGCGGTGAGAACTACTTCCAGAGACATAAACAAATGTCTTCATTTCCCCCTTTGGACAGCCCAGTACCTCCTGCTAGTTGCATAGGATGGGAAGTCCAGTGGGCAGCGTGGAGAGCATGGTTCAGTATCACAACACAGTGGCATCATTCATCTCCATAAACCATCTGTTAACCATTTAAGCACAAATGGGTTACAGCCAGATAATTAGTTGTTTTGTCCTGCTAATGCCATGGGCACAATGCCACCCTGACAAAGACTGGAATTTATTTCTTGCAACAGGGAATAAATTAACTCCAGAATGGGGCTACTTCAATCACACCCACAGAGAACACGCTCAGTAAAATAAACCACTCTTATTCTCTGCCTCTCGCAAAGCATCGGCAATGACATGGTGTGAGAATGGCCATTTCCATGCAAGAGCCCCATTCAGAGATACTCCAGATGGAAGCCTTTTCTTCTGCATTTATATTTGCAGCTTTACAAAGAGAATACAGTGGGGAAATGCCGGTGACTCTGTATCACTTTGTATAAAAGAAAGGGACAACACATTCCCAAACAGTGAAGTGATTCCTTCCTTTCCGATCCCTGTTCTTGAGGTTTACAAAGCACTTGGCGCAGAACAATAATGCTCAGGCCTTCATTTCTGGAAGCTCAGATTTAGCTTGGGGCAACAAGGAAATGCTACTTTGCCTTTCTATAGCACTCTCCTTCTGAGgatcccaaaatgctttgcaaacatGGATCaaagtacaccgctacctcaatataacaccacctgatataacacgaatttggatataacgcagtaaagcagtgctccggggaggcggggctgcacactccagtggatcaaagcacgtataatataacacagtttcacctatcaTGCggcaagattttttggctcccaaggacagcgttatatcaaggtagagctATATTAATTTTTTAGTTTTGCTGTTCACTTAATAATGGATTGATTTGGTGCTGCGAGAATCTCCTCTTGTGGGAGAGCCGTGGGAACGCatttatttttccctttccccCTTACAACTTAATGTAAAAACCATGGAGGCAAACTGCATAAATTGGACATCTGACAAAGTCATCCAGCTGAGCCTTCCAAACCCGGAAACCCTCCATGTGCCCCACTCCACAGCCTGCATCGTCCCTGAGCTAAGAATAGCAGAGCCCCTCTCCCCTCAGTTCTGGATTCTGTTATTATGCTGGTTTTACCTACTGGCATGATCAGGACCACACAAGCCCTGACTCTCCTGTCCATCCACTGGGGCGTATTGCCAGGATGGGCTGCTGGAGCTCATTAACAGGCCACGTGTGTTCCTCCGCCACATTGCAAAACGTGGTTGTTCTGTGAAACAAGGCTGCAGAGCGTGATCATCTGTAACATCAGAGCAGCAGCTTCCAGGAGAGAAAAACTTGACACGGCTCCTGCCGGCCTCCCTTTCATTCATCTGTTAAAGCCTCTGCTAGCAGATCCTTACAGGGGAGGCACCAGGCTAGTGGTTACTAGGCAACTGCACGTCcggactcctga
Above is a genomic segment from Mauremys reevesii isolate NIE-2019 linkage group 21, ASM1616193v1, whole genome shotgun sequence containing:
- the MXRA8 gene encoding matrix remodeling-associated protein 8 isoform X1, with the translated sequence MEQVAKLLLWQLLLLQRSVVHLYSVPADMLNPESVVVSVSNVSAVAGSQTVLTCKSFRMIWTQDRLNDRQRVVHWDLYSNQDGDYKAERLCDMYSAGEQRVYSSYNQGRIAMPQNAFADGNFSLVIKDVAESDQGTYSCNLHHHYCHLYETVKIQLEVTEQAREAKRYWDGEKAVIVALQDSTVVLPCVNRNQIWTERHSEEEQQVVHWDRQPPGVPHDRADRLIDLYASGERRSYGPLFIRQKMNITETAFALGDFSLRISALENADEGTYSCHLHHHYCGLHERRIFRVSVTEPVREKKVVNLTNPNSVPPVDPNLGRGHNVINVIIPESRVHFFQQLGYILATLLLFLILLIIVVLVTRKHRRRGYEYNVKKYDEKDMNLKEFSVDTTDLTQYKSEDIRLDFKNNILKERAEQVKSFPAKIIDLDKDFRKEYCK
- the MXRA8 gene encoding matrix remodeling-associated protein 8 isoform X2 translates to MTENEELGSVVHLYSVPADMLNPESVVVSVSNVSAVAGSQTVLTCKSFRMIWTQDRLNDRQRVVHWDLYSNQDGDYKAERLCDMYSAGEQRVYSSYNQGRIAMPQNAFADGNFSLVIKDVAESDQGTYSCNLHHHYCHLYETVKIQLEVTEQAREAKRYWDGEKAVIVALQDSTVVLPCVNRNQIWTERHSEEEQQVVHWDRQPPGVPHDRADRLIDLYASGERRSYGPLFIRQKMNITETAFALGDFSLRISALENADEGTYSCHLHHHYCGLHERRIFRVSVTEPVREKKVVNLTNPNSVPPVDPNLGRGHNVINVIIPESRVHFFQQLGYILATLLLFLILLIIVVLVTRKHRRRGYEYNVKKYDEKDMNLKEFSVDTTDLTQYKSEDIRLDFKNNILKERAEQVKSFPAKIIDLDKDFRKEYCK
- the MXRA8 gene encoding matrix remodeling-associated protein 8 isoform X3, whose protein sequence is MLNPESVVVSVSNVSAVAGSQTVLTCKSFRMIWTQDRLNDRQRVVHWDLYSNQDGDYKAERLCDMYSAGEQRVYSSYNQGRIAMPQNAFADGNFSLVIKDVAESDQGTYSCNLHHHYCHLYETVKIQLEVTEQAREAKRYWDGEKAVIVALQDSTVVLPCVNRNQIWTERHSEEEQQVVHWDRQPPGVPHDRADRLIDLYASGERRSYGPLFIRQKMNITETAFALGDFSLRISALENADEGTYSCHLHHHYCGLHERRIFRVSVTEPVREKKVVNLTNPNSVPPVDPNLGRGHNVINVIIPESRVHFFQQLGYILATLLLFLILLIIVVLVTRKHRRRGYEYNVKKYDEKDMNLKEFSVDTTDLTQYKSEDIRLDFKNNILKERAEQVKSFPAKIIDLDKDFRKEYCK